In the genome of Shewanella denitrificans OS217, the window TTTCTGCGTCCCAACTTTTCACTTGATGGCGAAGGAAAATATGCCCTTGTTCCTCAGATTTTAATTCATCGGCAAACAGACGCACAAAATTCTCAATTTTCTCCATCGTCATGGGATTATGCTTTGGAAGAACCCGGTTAAATTGCTTCATTGTGTCGTAGTAGCCTTCGTAAAAGCGAGTTTTACTGTCGAACAAAGACTCAAAGGAAGACACCTTACCTTCACGGGCTTGGACGATTTCAATGCAATCGAGTTGGTTATAGTGTTCGCACTTTTTGATCACGTCGCTGACTTTGAGATCGCTCGAATTTACCGAGTGATAGACCAGCTGATCACCAAAATCGATGGATTTTAAGTAGAGGCAATCAAGCACCACTTGATCCACCGGGATGAAGTTACCCACGGCTTGGGGATTGCCCACCAATCTAAGATTGCGTTTCACCTGTGACAAGGTGTCACGCATCTGATACATCTCTTGGAACAGGCCATATAAACCAAAACGTGTGCCGCCGCTGCATTGAGTCAGCTCTGGGCCGAGAATGATTGAAGGACGTACTATGGTGCAGGCGATATTGCGTTGCTGGGTATATTCATGAATAAGCTTTTCAGCTGACCATTTACTTTGTTCATAATAATTAGTGAAGCCTTCGCGGTCACTGTGCAAGGTTTCTTTAATATCACCGCTTTGCTTACCTGAGGTATACGCGGTGGAGATATAGATAAAGCGCCCGGCAGCTAAGCCGTGGCATAACTCAAGCAAGTGTTCTGTGCCGCTGATGTTGGTCGCATCTATCTTGTCTTTGTCTTCCCAGCGATAAGATAAGCTGGCGGCAAAATGCCACACTTCGGCAATCTTGCTTTGTTGCAATAGCGCCATTTGTTCGGCTTGTAGGCCAAGGCCTGGTTTTTTAAGGTCACCCTTAACACACACAAGGCGTTCGGCTAATAGGTCTGCAGGAATGTCCGGTAAATTATAACTCTTGGCACATTTTGCCAGGTTATCGCACACTCGCTGGTGGGCTTGCTGTTCATCTTCCCCCCTGGCTAATACAAACACTTTTCCTGGGGTGTGGAGTTTCCAATACAGGTAGTGGCCCCCTAAAAAACCTGTGGAACCGGTTAGCAATATTGCTTCATTGTCTGTATATAAATCTTGCTTTATAACATCGTATAAACCGTTTGAGCCATATGACTTTTTCATAATTGCGTGCACCTATAAATGATTATCTGAATTCATCCGATTAAGTCGAGTGAAACCGAGTGAAATTAACTGAAGTTAGGTAAAAAAATTGTCTTTAACCGCGCGCAGTGAAGACACCTTCAGCTGCAAGGATTCATCGACTTCAATTTCCTGACCTATGGCCTCCTCTAACATTAGTAAAAACTCAACAAAAATCAGTGAATTAACGACTTTATGTTCGATGAGGTTTAACTCGATAGGGATTTTCTCTGGCCATTTCACTTTGACTCTTAACCATTCACATAGCTCGTCAAATGCGTTTACACTCGTGTCCATATTCACTTCCTTGTATCTGTCAGTGTTATTCCTAAACGTTCTGCATGACGCTTGAAGGAGCCCAGTAATTTAGTTTCATGTAATTCGATTCTATTGGGGTGGTTCAATAAGGATTCTCGCAGCGCCATGCCCTTGGTAATACCGGCATCTCGATAGGCTTGGGGGTTATAAAGGGCTGCAATATTGATGGCGATTGATTTATCCAGCTGTTGCCCTAACCAGAGTGCATCGCCTTCATCTGTGATCGCATCCTTAGCCAAATGCTCCAATACTTGGCGGCCGTAGGCGATATGACGAGACTCATCTTTATAGTGGGCTTCGTTTATCTCCCTGACGAAGGGATGCACTCTCGAGTCCCTTGCATTTTGAATATTATAATAATGGCCGATTTCTTCGAAAATAAGGATGCGAGCAAACACGAGGAAATGCTCTTTTGCAGGGGACATGAGTTGTTTTTCAATTTGGAACTTTTTGTTGGGGTAGACCTTACCGCCATAGGCTCGGCAAAATTTTTGGAAGTACCACATGTGCTGGTTTTCTTCGTCGATCAAATGGTACAAGTATTCCCTGGCATCACTTAAGGCGACTTTGTCGAGTATTCTGCTGACTTCCTGGATAAGTTCCAGCTCGCCGGTATAGTTAAGGCTGAATGAATTGATGCATTCCCACTTGGCGAGTTTGATAAGCTGCGCTTCATCCCACTGCTCAATATGATCTGTTAAGGCGATTGAAAGCACATCGGGGGATTGCCACCAAGTATCTTCAGCGATATGAGCCGGCCAGTCGAATAGACTGAATGCCACATTGTGCTTTTCTACTGAAAGCCTGGATAGATTATCTACGCGGGTAAAAAAATTATTCATGACAAATCCTTTTGACTAACGTAAGTCGAATCCATAAGTCGAATCGAAACTAACTTAATAGCACGATTGGAATACAATTAGATTTATATACGCAGCTTTTAAATAGTGCCAAAACAAATAGACAGTACAAAATAACAGTATTATTTAAATAATAATTATTATTTAAGTAATAATTATTATTTAAAGTAATAAGGTCAAGGCAAGCTAAATGCTTGTTAATCCTATTGTGAATTTATTTAGTAGCATGTTTTTACACATCTTAATTAAACTTAAATAAACGGCATAATAAAATGTTTATTTCTATTTAATTATCGTCAATTATTTAGTGGTCAATCCGTTAGCTAAAAGCTAACGTATCAGCAACATATTTGCAACTTATTATTTAGTAAATTAAACGCCCGTTTAAATTTATCGGCTTGTTATTGTTTATATTGATTTTATTTAGGTTTTATTGTTTGATTTCTTGGCGGGTTCTATGAGTGATTGTAGGTGAAGTGGCCGTTTCGCTGTGTTGGCTTAAGTCTTGGGAGCTGCTTTGATGGAAAAGTATGCTTTGGGAAAACACAGGAATGAGTCATGCAAATGAGTAAAGCAAGGGATGTGATGAAGGGGAACATGTAACAGCTAGGCAAATAACTTGATAACCCACATAAAACCGTGGGTTATCAAGATGTGTGTGAGTTAGTCTTGAGTTACATCGTGTCTTCCCAGACTATGCTAGTTTGCAAGGCCGCGGTTAGGAAATGGCCGTAGTGGTTCTCCAATTTATCTCGCTTCAGTTTGAGCGTCGGCGTGAGCAGTTCGTTTTCAATAGCCCAAGGCTCTTTAACCACTATGATATGTTCAAGCCGTTGATGAGACTCGAGTTCACGGTTTACCGCATCCAAGGTTTTTTGCAATTCTTGAGTGACTTCAGCGCGGTTCTTGCTTGCACCTTCACCGAGAACCACCAGTGCGATAGGCTGTTTACGGCCAATTCCCATGACACAGACTTGTTCGATATCGGTATTACGCCCAAGGCTCGACTCTATGGGAACAGGGGCCACATATTTACCTTTGCTGGTTTTAAATTGCTCCTTTACTCGACCAATAATGGACCAAGCACCATCGGCATTGATTTTGCCCTTGTCACCAGTTTTAAACCAGCCATCGGCAAACGCCTCCTGGGTGGCTTGTGGGTTGTTGTAATACTCAGAGAATACGGCATCACCGCGGATCAGCACTTCGCCTTCCTCTGACAGCTTCATCTCTACGCAAGGCTGAGGTGTGCCTATGGTGCCTACATGACTTAAATTGAACGGAATATTACAGCACGACAGGCCCGAGGTTTCTGTCATTCCCCAGCCTTCACCTATGCTTATCCCAACGCCATGGAACCAGAGCAAGACTTCGGGGGAGATAGGCGCACTGCCTGAGCCAAATAAGCTGGCTTGGCTGAGGCCAAGTTGAGTGCGGATTTTTTTCGCCACCAGTTTTCCAATAAAGGGAATGTTAAGCAAAAACTGCAACTTTTTGTTGGGCAGCTTGGCCAAAATCTGCGACTGAAACTTAGTCCACAGCCTAGGTACAGACACAAAACTTGTGGGCTTAGCATGGCGAACATCATGGATAAAGGTCTCAAGGGACTCAGTAAAGAAGATATCCGATGGGCTATAGATTGAGGGTAATTCAACGACGCAGCGCTCTGTGATATGGGCCAATGGCAGGTAAGACATAAGGCGACTATTGTCATTGGAGACCAGCAGTTTGGCGGCGCTCATAGCAGAGGAGGCCACGTTTTTTTGTGTCACCACCACACCTTTGGCTAAACCTGTACTGCCTGAGGTGTAGATGAGAGAGAAAATCTCATCGGCTTCTGGTTGATGAAGTGTTTGCAGCGGCTGGTATTCTTGCAACCAATCATTCCATTGGGCTTTACAGGGGAGTGTGGGATACGGGAAGGCGATGCTGAGCATATCGCTCGGTAATGCCTCAGCTAAGGCGTCTGTCTTATCCAGTTTACCGATAAAAACCGCTTTAGCGCCACTGTGCTCCAACACGTACTTAATGTTATCGGCGCCAGCGGTGGGGTAGATGGGCACACTTATCAATCCTGCCATCATGATGGCGAGATCAGCAATAAACCATTCGGCAGAGTTTTTGCCTATAACAGCGATTTTATCTCCGCGGCTCAAGCCATTTGACAGTAAGGCTTGGGCCATTTTTCTTGCCTGTTCATCGGCTTCGCCCCAAGTATACGTGTGCCAAACTCTATTGACAGGCTGATGCAACCAAGTTTTATCTGGATGCTGTGCAACATTGTGTTGCATCTGCGCCAAGGGCAAGCGATATTCCATATTATTTTTATTTCCTATTGGTGTTTGAAAGTGTAGCGAAGAAGCGATTGTCAGTTTTCTTCACTTATAACTAACTCTGCCATTCCTTGTTAAATAATGCTAGAAATAAATTTAATACAGAGTCCAGCTTTATAAGTTGTCCTTACTTAAGGGGGCTGAGTTAAAATTAGCATTATTCATGAATCGAAAGTGCATATATGTATAAATCAATGAGTATGAATGGCAGTATTAAATAAAACCTCACAAAAGGATTTAAGCTAATATCAATATTGAGTGTGAAGTGGCTTACTGCAATTAAGCTTGATATAGCTGTTTTGGCTAATAGTATCAATCATGAAAACTTGCTAAGTTCTCATCTACACATTATGGCTATAGCCAATGTGACTTAGGTTTTTTGTTGTTGCCCTGTTGAGAGAAGTGACTTAGGGGCTAAAGCGTTGCCGCTTAGGGGCAATGATGCTGAGGTTACTGGGTATGGCTTAGGCTTGGTAAATCTAATTTTCGCTTTCCATTATGTAAAACAGCACTTTGTAGACCACAATTAGACACCAAGTAAAGGAACTGCCTTGAATTTTAAAATAGGGGAAACCATGAAGTCCGTGATATTCACATTGTTACTCTTGCTGAGTTTTTTTTCGATGGCAAAAGCCCAAGAACCTCTAGTGTTTGTTACCAGTGATTATCCTCCCTATGTTATTGATAATAATGGGGTCGCAACCGGCATGGTGCCTGATATTATCAGGGCTATTTTTAAAGACTCGGACATCGAAGTTGACATAGTATTCCAGCCTTGGAATCGTGGTCAGGCATCAGTGATAAGTGGCGCTGCATTCGCGACCTTTCCCTATGTGATGACTAGGGAAAGGGCGAAAGTTTTTGATTTTTCAGATCCTTTTTTGGCCTTTTTCCCTAAATTTTTTTACAACAAAATGCGCTTCCCTAATGGCTTCTCTTGGAAAAAATTAAAGGATTTTCAAGGTTACAAGATGGGCGGGGTTAGGGGGTTTTGGTATGAGGCCGATTTTCAGGCCCTTCGACTTAACGTCAATTATGTCAGCACAGATTTACAAAATATGAATATGTTGCTCAAGGAGCGAGTCGACTTTACCTTGATTGATGAAATGGTGGGCTGGCATCTTATTAAGACAAATTTCCCCCATAAGAAAGACCATTTTGCGGTTGCCAAAAAACCTGAAAGTCAAAGTGGGTTACACTTGATGATCTCTAGAAAGTATCCTAACGCTAAAGTCTTGACCCAAGTGTTTAATAAAGGGCTGAAAACCATTAAAACCAATGGGACTTATCAAAAAATTCTCAATGATTATCAGGTGTCTGAAGAATACGCTCAGATCCCCCAAGACGAATAAGCTCACCTCACTGCTACATCACCTTATCTGTTGTGCGGCCTAGTTTTTGTAGGCTTTGCCTTGGTTTCAGTTTTTAGTTTCTAGTTTCTAGTTTCTAAGTTAATGAGTGATTAACCGGTGCCGTGTCCTTTAACATCACACCGGATACTCTTCGCTTTAATGCCTCCTTGGCTAGCCATATCAGCTTAGTGGCGGCGCTGGCATAATCTAGGCCTTGGGGATGAATATTTGAAATGCAATTTCGCATCGCATCACTGCAGCCTACTCTGGGGGCATACGTAAAATACACCCCTAAACTGTCTGGGGTAGTAAGTCCCGGCCGTTCACCTATGAGTATCGCCACCATAGTGGCATTGAGTCGCTGTGCAATCTCGTCCCCAAGGGCCACTCGCCCTTGTGTGGCTATCACCACAGGTGCCAGTGTCCAGTCTTTTGGCAGCCGCGTACTCATCTCTTTGATCAGTGGCAGGCTATGGCGGGCGACGGCAAGGGAGGATAATCCATCGGCTATCACAAGTAATAAACTGGGTCTTTCCCTCTGGTATTGCTCCAGTTCAGCAAAATGCCTCTCATGTAAACGCCTGCCCAAATCTGGCCTGAGCAAATATTGGGATCGGTTGTTAGCCTGGCTGGTGACAGTGAGCGTATCGAAGCCTAAGTCTTTAAGCC includes:
- a CDS encoding alpha/beta fold hydrolase, which gives rise to MKKSYGSNGLYDVIKQDLYTDNEAILLTGSTGFLGGHYLYWKLHTPGKVFVLARGEDEQQAHQRVCDNLAKCAKSYNLPDIPADLLAERLVCVKGDLKKPGLGLQAEQMALLQQSKIAEVWHFAASLSYRWEDKDKIDATNISGTEHLLELCHGLAAGRFIYISTAYTSGKQSGDIKETLHSDREGFTNYYEQSKWSAEKLIHEYTQQRNIACTIVRPSIILGPELTQCSGGTRFGLYGLFQEMYQMRDTLSQVKRNLRLVGNPQAVGNFIPVDQVVLDCLYLKSIDFGDQLVYHSVNSSDLKVSDVIKKCEHYNQLDCIEIVQAREGKVSSFESLFDSKTRFYEGYYDTMKQFNRVLPKHNPMTMEKIENFVRLFADELKSEEQGHIFLRHQVKSWDAETLTVHTLGNPDASPIVIANAYGMPVDFIAPLARRLSEHYFVLTWDTRWVPAVTQTFELEKCNSLTQAKDVIAIMDHFELATAAVVGWSSGAQTCLRVLNEFPARINGGALLNGGVSLKLQPAIPVSQFEESLKSLLPKISANRRMAEFYCQLIYGNLEAKASDEQAIDSVLTSTDPHLLYMTSMPFRNAESLFRYANMMHQMFNEQDDAFTSGISAPVLVLGCEHDEVTHPKLAQALADNLSNSELVMLENAGHFAQYYDHHVANLVADFVSRIKTHSRQALCQQ
- a CDS encoding diiron oxygenase gives rise to the protein MNNFFTRVDNLSRLSVEKHNVAFSLFDWPAHIAEDTWWQSPDVLSIALTDHIEQWDEAQLIKLAKWECINSFSLNYTGELELIQEVSRILDKVALSDAREYLYHLIDEENQHMWYFQKFCRAYGGKVYPNKKFQIEKQLMSPAKEHFLVFARILIFEEIGHYYNIQNARDSRVHPFVREINEAHYKDESRHIAYGRQVLEHLAKDAITDEGDALWLGQQLDKSIAINIAALYNPQAYRDAGITKGMALRESLLNHPNRIELHETKLLGSFKRHAERLGITLTDTRK
- a CDS encoding AMP-binding protein, with protein sequence MEYRLPLAQMQHNVAQHPDKTWLHQPVNRVWHTYTWGEADEQARKMAQALLSNGLSRGDKIAVIGKNSAEWFIADLAIMMAGLISVPIYPTAGADNIKYVLEHSGAKAVFIGKLDKTDALAEALPSDMLSIAFPYPTLPCKAQWNDWLQEYQPLQTLHQPEADEIFSLIYTSGSTGLAKGVVVTQKNVASSAMSAAKLLVSNDNSRLMSYLPLAHITERCVVELPSIYSPSDIFFTESLETFIHDVRHAKPTSFVSVPRLWTKFQSQILAKLPNKKLQFLLNIPFIGKLVAKKIRTQLGLSQASLFGSGSAPISPEVLLWFHGVGISIGEGWGMTETSGLSCCNIPFNLSHVGTIGTPQPCVEMKLSEEGEVLIRGDAVFSEYYNNPQATQEAFADGWFKTGDKGKINADGAWSIIGRVKEQFKTSKGKYVAPVPIESSLGRNTDIEQVCVMGIGRKQPIALVVLGEGASKNRAEVTQELQKTLDAVNRELESHQRLEHIIVVKEPWAIENELLTPTLKLKRDKLENHYGHFLTAALQTSIVWEDTM
- a CDS encoding substrate-binding periplasmic protein, which produces MNFKIGETMKSVIFTLLLLLSFFSMAKAQEPLVFVTSDYPPYVIDNNGVATGMVPDIIRAIFKDSDIEVDIVFQPWNRGQASVISGAAFATFPYVMTRERAKVFDFSDPFLAFFPKFFYNKMRFPNGFSWKKLKDFQGYKMGGVRGFWYEADFQALRLNVNYVSTDLQNMNMLLKERVDFTLIDEMVGWHLIKTNFPHKKDHFAVAKKPESQSGLHLMISRKYPNAKVLTQVFNKGLKTIKTNGTYQKILNDYQVSEEYAQIPQDE
- the eutC gene encoding ethanolamine ammonia-lyase subunit EutC encodes the protein MVTKNAADGPTRQDANSNGQASPVQGAATAISTNTAAVAVACPSSPVRPSELVQADPWPELMAFTQARISLGRVGTSLPTAQVQALALAHAMARDAVHLPLDVPLLAQGLKDLGFDTLTVTSQANNRSQYLLRPDLGRRLHERHFAELEQYQRERPSLLLVIADGLSSLAVARHSLPLIKEMSTRLPKDWTLAPVVIATQGRVALGDEIAQRLNATMVAILIGERPGLTTPDSLGVYFTYAPRVGCSDAMRNCISNIHPQGLDYASAATKLIWLAKEALKRRVSGVMLKDTAPVNHSLT